In a single window of the Cucurbita pepo subsp. pepo cultivar mu-cu-16 chromosome LG18, ASM280686v2, whole genome shotgun sequence genome:
- the LOC111779835 gene encoding uncharacterized protein LOC111779835 isoform X4, protein MINGDGHCEGFSEVASADPLDSSSPWGVENVDGCSVASPASSRYSSCGDSEFERYCSANSAMGTPSMRSTITVFNDCIDSEFAYARNYGFSDDGGLENFILGGNEMNSMDTNIVGYRKIELHDEITREEPSTKHRSSGLNLYGTGELIDSLEANGEGLCWKVESTSDLLCGVDMTNRSEKVESSKDEKEGFIIGTEASESGTEVDAVLGDVTNEAVHMGCLEGSTVEIGMKIGQRFEERLLPCTVEKKSDGELDVENDRSQNEHSESEDSMYNFLSDGDHRDETFLHNNARILPETDMANENPLLINSSVAFGSDDWNDFADALQERIPCNLNSSSLTVNGVLDGSGMTREGGKQMLLACKEDQASTNFLRKVNCSSGDCMIVQTAERPNDVIQVRDIPMAICQVQSFDELEEIANNTFLTAADFSYGVELDQDAKDIFVVNNHAGDADKTAYNSECLVCNVSGVGTGAEKFTSKQHTCTVDGNSVTQPQILETEDNGGAVNQGLDSQGLGNVKTKMDPLGAALTNRLSTHASDCSEDLAHSNSIPESKGHLLPVELAKLELHDFYDEVVHEMEEILLESCDSPGARFTNKYKISQSLPSLPLRDGGSTTPTSGTNSSDPSNPENLKIDGVEVIGARQKRGDVSFSERLVGVKEYTVYKIRVWSDKKQWEVERRYRDFYSLYCQLKSSFADHGWSLPSPWSAVDNRSRKLFGSASPDIIAERSVLIQECLCSILHSRFSSTNPSPLIWFLSSQESNSSSPTSDTAVPQSPDTASVSDTQNLFSLGNSISLIVEIRPYKSTKQILEMQHYMCAGCYRHFDDQKTLMKGFVQSFGWGKPRVCDYTSQMFCSSCHTNEMAVIPARVLHHWDFTQYPVSQLAKSYLDSIHDQVN, encoded by the exons ATGATCAATGGAGACGGACATTGTGAGGGCTTCTCGGAAGTCGCCTCTGCCGATCCATTGGATTCATCTTCACCTTGGGGTGTCGAGAATGTCGATGGTTGCTCTGTTGCATCGCCAGCTTCTTCGAGGTATTCGTCCTGCGGAGATTCCGAGTTCGAGAGGTATTGCAGTGCGAATTCAGCAATGGGAACGCCAAGTATGCGCAGCACGATTACAGTATTTAACGATTGCATCGATTCTGAATTTGCGTATGCGAGGAATTATGGGTTCAGTGATGATGGCGGCCTGGAGAACTTCATTTTGGGAGGGAACGAGATGAATTCGATGGATACGAATATAGTAGGCTATAGAAAGATAGAACTGCACGATGAAATCACTCGTGAAGAACCGAGTACGAAACATAGGTCTAGTGGGTTGAATTTGTACGGTACGGGTGAGCTTATTGATTCACTTGAAGCTAATGGCGAAGGTTTGTGTTGGAAGGTCGAGAGCACATCGGATTTATTATGTGGGGTAGATATGACTAACCGGTCCGAGAAGGTAGAGAGCAgcaaagatgaaaaagaaggCTTCATTATAGGGACAGAAGCCAGTGAATCGGGAACGGAGGTGGATGCTGTTCTTGGAGATGTTACCAATGAAGCAGTTCATATGGGATGTTTAGAAGGAAGTACGGTTGAGATTGGTATGAAAATAGGACAAAGGTTTGAAGAACGTCTTCTACCTTGCACGGTTGAGAAAAAGTCTGACGGTGAATTGGATGTGGAAAATGATAGATCCCAGAACGAGCATTCAGAGAGTGAGGATTcaatgtataattttttatctgATGGTGATCATAGGGATGAAACTTTCCTGCATAATAATGCACGCATTCTTCCAGAAACTGACATGGCAAATGAAAATCCACTGCTTATCAATTCATCTGTTGCTTTCGGTTCGGACGATTGGAATGATTTTGCGGATGCACTCCAGGAAAGGATACCGTGCAATCTGAATTCCTCTTCTCTGACTGTTAATGGTGTTCTTGATGGTAGTGGAATGACGAGAGAAGGTGGAAAACAGATGCTCTTAGCCTGCAAAGAAGATCAAGCTAGCACAAATTTTCTGAGGAAAGTTAACTGCAGTTCTGGGGATTGTATGATTGTGCAAACTGCTGAAAGACCAAACGACGTGATTCAAGTGCGGGACATTCCTATGGCGATCTGTCAAGTCCAGTCTTTTGACGAGTTGGAGGAAATTGCAAACAATACTTTTTTAACTGCAGCTGATTTTTCATACGGTGTTGAATTAGATCAAGATGCAAAGGATATATTTGTTGTTAATAATCACGCAGGAGATGCTGATAAAACTGCATATAATAGTGAATGTCTTGTTTGTAATGTTTCTGGAGTTGGTACAGGAGCAGAGAAATTTACTTCAAAGCAGCACACGTGCACAGTGGATGGTAACTCTGTAACACAACCTCAAATTCTAGAAACCGAAGATAACGGTGGAGCGGTGAATCAAGGCTTAGATAGCCAAGGACTGGGAAAtgtgaaaacaaaaatggaccCTCTTGGTGCTGCTTTAACTAATCGTCTTTCGACTCATGCTAGTGACTGTAGCGAGGATTTGGCACATTCCAATTCAATACCTGAATCAAAAGGTCATCTTTTGCCAGTTGAG CTAGCAAAACTTGAGCTACATGATTTCTATGATGAAGTTGTTCACGAAATGGAAGAAATACTACTTGAATCTTGTGATTCTCCAGGGGCTAGATTTACTAATAAATATAAGATATCTCAGTCACTACCATCTTTACCACTAAGGGATGGAGGATCAACTACACCTACTTCAGGCACTAACAGTTCTGATCCAAGTAACCcagaaaacttgaaaattgaTGGGGTTGAAGTGATAGGGGCAAGACAAAAGAGAGGGGATGTATCATTCAGTGAAAGACTAGTTGGGGTGAAGGAGTACACTGTATACAAAATTAGGGTATGGAGTGACAAGAAACAGTGGGAGGTTGAACGCCGCTACCGAGATTTCTATTCTCTATATTGTCAGTTGAAATCATCATTTGCTGATCATGGGTGGAGTTTACCCTCTCCCTGGTCCGCAGTTGATAATAGATCAAGAAAGTTATTTGGGAGTGCATCTCCGGACATTATTGCGGAAAGAAGTGTTTTAATTCAAGAGTGTTTATGTTCTATTCTTCATTCAAGATTTTCATCAACCAATCCGAGTCCATTAATTTGGTTTTTGTCCTCTCAAGAATCAAACTCCAGCTCTCCTACATCAGATACTGCAGTACCTCAATCACCTGATACTGCAAGTGTGTCTGACACGCAAAACTTGTTCTCTTTGGGGAATTCCATATCACTAATTGTTGAAATTCGACCGTACAAATCTACAAAACAAATACTGGAGATGCAGCATTATATGTGTGCTGGATGTTATAGACATTTTGATGATCAGAAAACTCTGATGAAAGGCTTTGTACAGAGTTTTGGATGGGGCAAACCACGAGTCTGTGATTACACCTCTCAGATGTTTTGCTCTTCATGCCATACGAATGAGATGGCAGTCATACCAGCAAGAGTTTTACATCATTGGGACTTCACTCAGTATCCAGTTTCTCAGTTAGCTAAGTCATATTTGGATTCCATACATGATCAG GTCAATTAA
- the LOC111779835 gene encoding uncharacterized protein LOC111779835 isoform X1, with protein sequence MINGDGHCEGFSEVASADPLDSSSPWGVENVDGCSVASPASSRYSSCGDSEFERYCSANSAMGTPSMRSTITVFNDCIDSEFAYARNYGFSDDGGLENFILGGNEMNSMDTNIVGYRKIELHDEITREEPSTKHRSSGLNLYGTGELIDSLEANGEGLCWKVESTSDLLCGVDMTNRSEKVESSKDEKEGFIIGTEASESGTEVDAVLGDVTNEAVHMGCLEGSTVEIGMKIGQRFEERLLPCTVEKKSDGELDVENDRSQNEHSESEDSMYNFLSDGDHRDETFLHNNARILPETDMANENPLLINSSVAFGSDDWNDFADALQERIPCNLNSSSLTVNGVLDGSGMTREGGKQMLLACKEDQASTNFLRKVNCSSGDCMIVQTAERPNDVIQVRDIPMAICQVQSFDELEEIANNTFLTAADFSYGVELDQDAKDIFVVNNHAGDADKTAYNSECLVCNVSGVGTGAEKFTSKQHTCTVDGNSVTQPQILETEDNGGAVNQGLDSQGLGNVKTKMDPLGAALTNRLSTHASDCSEDLAHSNSIPESKGHLLPVELAKLELHDFYDEVVHEMEEILLESCDSPGARFTNKYKISQSLPSLPLRDGGSTTPTSGTNSSDPSNPENLKIDGVEVIGARQKRGDVSFSERLVGVKEYTVYKIRVWSDKKQWEVERRYRDFYSLYCQLKSSFADHGWSLPSPWSAVDNRSRKLFGSASPDIIAERSVLIQECLCSILHSRFSSTNPSPLIWFLSSQESNSSSPTSDTAVPQSPDTASVSDTQNLFSLGNSISLIVEIRPYKSTKQILEMQHYMCAGCYRHFDDQKTLMKGFVQSFGWGKPRVCDYTSQMFCSSCHTNEMAVIPARVLHHWDFTQYPVSQLAKSYLDSIHDQPMLCVSAVNPSLISKVPALLHVMGVRKKIGDMISYVRCPFRRSINRGLGFRRYLVESNDFFALGDLVDLSKGAFAVLPTILETISRKILEHIEEKCLVCCDAGVSCGARQACSTPLSLIFPFQETEMDKCGSCESLFHKPCFVKLTKCHCGARLRVDETGRLARKVGRGLGTDGEENGGVYSFLGKSTSISPLRSLSGLFAKEHKDSENIIVMGSLPSTSL encoded by the exons ATGATCAATGGAGACGGACATTGTGAGGGCTTCTCGGAAGTCGCCTCTGCCGATCCATTGGATTCATCTTCACCTTGGGGTGTCGAGAATGTCGATGGTTGCTCTGTTGCATCGCCAGCTTCTTCGAGGTATTCGTCCTGCGGAGATTCCGAGTTCGAGAGGTATTGCAGTGCGAATTCAGCAATGGGAACGCCAAGTATGCGCAGCACGATTACAGTATTTAACGATTGCATCGATTCTGAATTTGCGTATGCGAGGAATTATGGGTTCAGTGATGATGGCGGCCTGGAGAACTTCATTTTGGGAGGGAACGAGATGAATTCGATGGATACGAATATAGTAGGCTATAGAAAGATAGAACTGCACGATGAAATCACTCGTGAAGAACCGAGTACGAAACATAGGTCTAGTGGGTTGAATTTGTACGGTACGGGTGAGCTTATTGATTCACTTGAAGCTAATGGCGAAGGTTTGTGTTGGAAGGTCGAGAGCACATCGGATTTATTATGTGGGGTAGATATGACTAACCGGTCCGAGAAGGTAGAGAGCAgcaaagatgaaaaagaaggCTTCATTATAGGGACAGAAGCCAGTGAATCGGGAACGGAGGTGGATGCTGTTCTTGGAGATGTTACCAATGAAGCAGTTCATATGGGATGTTTAGAAGGAAGTACGGTTGAGATTGGTATGAAAATAGGACAAAGGTTTGAAGAACGTCTTCTACCTTGCACGGTTGAGAAAAAGTCTGACGGTGAATTGGATGTGGAAAATGATAGATCCCAGAACGAGCATTCAGAGAGTGAGGATTcaatgtataattttttatctgATGGTGATCATAGGGATGAAACTTTCCTGCATAATAATGCACGCATTCTTCCAGAAACTGACATGGCAAATGAAAATCCACTGCTTATCAATTCATCTGTTGCTTTCGGTTCGGACGATTGGAATGATTTTGCGGATGCACTCCAGGAAAGGATACCGTGCAATCTGAATTCCTCTTCTCTGACTGTTAATGGTGTTCTTGATGGTAGTGGAATGACGAGAGAAGGTGGAAAACAGATGCTCTTAGCCTGCAAAGAAGATCAAGCTAGCACAAATTTTCTGAGGAAAGTTAACTGCAGTTCTGGGGATTGTATGATTGTGCAAACTGCTGAAAGACCAAACGACGTGATTCAAGTGCGGGACATTCCTATGGCGATCTGTCAAGTCCAGTCTTTTGACGAGTTGGAGGAAATTGCAAACAATACTTTTTTAACTGCAGCTGATTTTTCATACGGTGTTGAATTAGATCAAGATGCAAAGGATATATTTGTTGTTAATAATCACGCAGGAGATGCTGATAAAACTGCATATAATAGTGAATGTCTTGTTTGTAATGTTTCTGGAGTTGGTACAGGAGCAGAGAAATTTACTTCAAAGCAGCACACGTGCACAGTGGATGGTAACTCTGTAACACAACCTCAAATTCTAGAAACCGAAGATAACGGTGGAGCGGTGAATCAAGGCTTAGATAGCCAAGGACTGGGAAAtgtgaaaacaaaaatggaccCTCTTGGTGCTGCTTTAACTAATCGTCTTTCGACTCATGCTAGTGACTGTAGCGAGGATTTGGCACATTCCAATTCAATACCTGAATCAAAAGGTCATCTTTTGCCAGTTGAG CTAGCAAAACTTGAGCTACATGATTTCTATGATGAAGTTGTTCACGAAATGGAAGAAATACTACTTGAATCTTGTGATTCTCCAGGGGCTAGATTTACTAATAAATATAAGATATCTCAGTCACTACCATCTTTACCACTAAGGGATGGAGGATCAACTACACCTACTTCAGGCACTAACAGTTCTGATCCAAGTAACCcagaaaacttgaaaattgaTGGGGTTGAAGTGATAGGGGCAAGACAAAAGAGAGGGGATGTATCATTCAGTGAAAGACTAGTTGGGGTGAAGGAGTACACTGTATACAAAATTAGGGTATGGAGTGACAAGAAACAGTGGGAGGTTGAACGCCGCTACCGAGATTTCTATTCTCTATATTGTCAGTTGAAATCATCATTTGCTGATCATGGGTGGAGTTTACCCTCTCCCTGGTCCGCAGTTGATAATAGATCAAGAAAGTTATTTGGGAGTGCATCTCCGGACATTATTGCGGAAAGAAGTGTTTTAATTCAAGAGTGTTTATGTTCTATTCTTCATTCAAGATTTTCATCAACCAATCCGAGTCCATTAATTTGGTTTTTGTCCTCTCAAGAATCAAACTCCAGCTCTCCTACATCAGATACTGCAGTACCTCAATCACCTGATACTGCAAGTGTGTCTGACACGCAAAACTTGTTCTCTTTGGGGAATTCCATATCACTAATTGTTGAAATTCGACCGTACAAATCTACAAAACAAATACTGGAGATGCAGCATTATATGTGTGCTGGATGTTATAGACATTTTGATGATCAGAAAACTCTGATGAAAGGCTTTGTACAGAGTTTTGGATGGGGCAAACCACGAGTCTGTGATTACACCTCTCAGATGTTTTGCTCTTCATGCCATACGAATGAGATGGCAGTCATACCAGCAAGAGTTTTACATCATTGGGACTTCACTCAGTATCCAGTTTCTCAGTTAGCTAAGTCATATTTGGATTCCATACATGATCAG CCTATGCTTTGTGTCAGTGCGGTTAATCCTTCTCTCATCTCAAAGGTCCCAGCTTTGCTTCATGTTATGGGTGTGAGGAAAAAAATAGGAGATATGATTTCATATGTTCGCTGCCCGTTTCGTAGGTCAATTAACAGAGGACTCGGATTCCGTAGATATCTTGTCGAAAGCAATGATTTTTTTGCACTTGGAGACCTTGTTGATCTATCCAAAGGGGCATTTGCAG TATTACCTACAATACTGGAGACCATCTCGAGGAAAATCTTGGAGCACATAGAGGAGAAATGCCTTGTGTGCTGTGATGCTGGCGTTTCATGTGGTGCTCGTCAAGCATGCAGCACCCCGTTGTCtctcatttttccttttcag GAAACTGAGATGGATAAATGTGGCTCATGTGAATCTTTATTCCATAAACCTTGCTTTGTAAAGCTCACGAAATGTCATTGTGGGGCGCGCCTTAGAGTCGATGAGACCGGTAGGCTCGCAAGGAAGGTAGGCCGTGGATTAGGGACGGATGGTGAGGAGAATGGAGGTGTGTACTCATTTCTGGGAAAATCAACTTCCATTTCGCCTTTGAGGTCTCTATCAGGCCTGTTTGCCAAAGAACATAAAGACAGTGAGAATATCATCGTCATGGGTTCTCTCCCTTCCACCTCCCTCTGA
- the LOC111779835 gene encoding uncharacterized protein LOC111779835 isoform X2 has translation MINGDGHCEGFSEVASADPLDSSSPWGVENVDGCSVASPASSRYSSCGDSEFERYCSANSAMGTPSMRSTITVFNDCIDSEFAYARNYGFSDDGGLENFILGGNEMNSMDTNIVGYRKIELHDEITREEPSTKHRSSGLNLYGTGELIDSLEANGEGLCWKVESTSDLLCGVDMTNRSEKVESSKDEKEGFIIGTEASESGTEVDAVLGDVTNEAVHMGCLEGSTVEIGMKIGQRFEERLLPCTVEKKSDGELDVENDRSQNEHSESEDSMYNFLSDGDHRDETFLHNNARILPETDMANENPLLINSSVAFGSDDWNDFADALQERIPCNLNSSSLTVNGVLDGSGMTREGGKQMLLACKEDQASTNFLRKVNCSSGDCMIVQTAERPNDVIQVRDIPMAICQVQSFDELEEIANNTFLTAADFSYGVELDQDAKDIFVVNNHAGDADKTAYNSECLVCNVSGVGTGAEKFTSKQHTCTVDGNSVTQPQILETEDNGGAVNQGLDSQGLGNVKTKMDPLGAALTNRLSTHASDCSEDLAHSNSIPESKGHLLPVELAKLELHDFYDEVVHEMEEILLESCDSPGARFTNKYKISQSLPSLPLRDGGSTTPTSGTNSSDPSNPENLKIDGVEVIGARQKRGDVSFSERLVGVKEYTVYKIRVWSDKKQWEVERRYRDFYSLYCQLKSSFADHGWSLPSPWSAVDNRSRKLFGSASPDIIAERSVLIQECLCSILHSRFSSTNPSPLIWFLSSQESNSSSPTSDTAVPQSPDTASVSDTQNLFSLGNSISLIVEIRPYKSTKQILEMQHYMCAGCYRHFDDQKTLMKGFVQSFGWGKPRVCDYTSQMFCSSCHTNEMAVIPARVLHHWDFTQYPVSQLAKSYLDSIHDQPMLCVSAVNPSLISKVPALLHVMGVRKKIGDMISYVRCPFRRSINRGLGFRRYLVESNDFFALGDLVDLSKGAFAVLPTILETISRKILEHIEEKCLVCCDAGVSCGARQACSTPLSLIFPFQETEMDKCGSCESLFHKPCFVKLTKCHCGARLRVDETGRLARKVGRGLGTDGEENGGVYSFLGKSTSISPLRSLSGLFAKEHKDSENIIVMGSLPSTSL, from the exons ATGATCAATGGAGACGGACATTGTGAGGGCTTCTCGGAAGTCGCCTCTGCCGATCCATTGGATTCATCTTCACCTTGGGGTGTCGAGAATGTCGATGGTTGCTCTGTTGCATCGCCAGCTTCTTCGAGGTATTCGTCCTGCGGAGATTCCGAGTTCGAGAGGTATTGCAGTGCGAATTCAGCAATGGGAACGCCAAGTATGCGCAGCACGATTACAGTATTTAACGATTGCATCGATTCTGAATTTGCGTATGCGAGGAATTATGGGTTCAGTGATGATGGCGGCCTGGAGAACTTCATTTTGGGAGGGAACGAGATGAATTCGATGGATACGAATATAGTAGGCTATAGAAAGATAGAACTGCACGATGAAATCACTCGTGAAGAACCGAGTACGAAACATAGGTCTAGTGGGTTGAATTTGTACGGTACGGGTGAGCTTATTGATTCACTTGAAGCTAATGGCGAAGGTTTGTGTTGGAAGGTCGAGAGCACATCGGATTTATTATGTGGGGTAGATATGACTAACCGGTCCGAGAAGGTAGAGAGCAgcaaagatgaaaaagaaggCTTCATTATAGGGACAGAAGCCAGTGAATCGGGAACGGAGGTGGATGCTGTTCTTGGAGATGTTACCAATGAAGCAGTTCATATGGGATGTTTAGAAGGAAGTACGGTTGAGATTGGTATGAAAATAGGACAAAGGTTTGAAGAACGTCTTCTACCTTGCACGGTTGAGAAAAAGTCTGACGGTGAATTGGATGTGGAAAATGATAGATCCCAGAACGAGCATTCAGAGAGTGAGGATTcaatgtataattttttatctgATGGTGATCATAGGGATGAAACTTTCCTGCATAATAATGCACGCATTCTTCCAGAAACTGACATGGCAAATGAAAATCCACTGCTTATCAATTCATCTGTTGCTTTCGGTTCGGACGATTGGAATGATTTTGCGGATGCACTCCAGGAAAGGATACCGTGCAATCTGAATTCCTCTTCTCTGACTGTTAATGGTGTTCTTGATGGTAGTGGAATGACGAGAGAAGGTGGAAAACAGATGCTCTTAGCCTGCAAAGAAGATCAAGCTAGCACAAATTTTCTGAGGAAAGTTAACTGCAGTTCTGGGGATTGTATGATTGTGCAAACTGCTGAAAGACCAAACGACGTGATTCAAGTGCGGGACATTCCTATGGCGATCTGTCAAGTCCAGTCTTTTGACGAGTTGGAGGAAATTGCAAACAATACTTTTTTAACTGCAGCTGATTTTTCATACGGTGTTGAATTAGATCAAGATGCAAAGGATATATTTGTTGTTAATAATCACGCAGGAGATGCTGATAAAACTGCATATAATAGTGAATGTCTTGTTTGTAATGTTTCTGGAGTTGGTACAGGAGCAGAGAAATTTACTTCAAAGCAGCACACGTGCACAGTGGATGGTAACTCTGTAACACAACCTCAAATTCTAGAAACCGAAGATAACGGTGGAGCGGTGAATCAAGGCTTAGATAGCCAAGGACTGGGAAAtgtgaaaacaaaaatggaccCTCTTGGTGCTGCTTTAACTAATCGTCTTTCGACTCATGCTAGTGACTGTAGCGAGGATTTGGCACATTCCAATTCAATACCTGAATCAAAAGGTCATCTTTTGCCAGTTGAG CTAGCAAAACTTGAGCTACATGATTTCTATGATGAAGTTGTTCACGAAATGGAAGAAATACTACTTGAATCTTGTGATTCTCCAGGGGCTAGATTTACTAATAAATATAAGATATCTCAGTCACTACCATCTTTACCACTAAGGGATGGAGGATCAACTACACCTACTTCAGGCACTAACAGTTCTGATCCAAGTAACCcagaaaacttgaaaattgaTGGGGTTGAAGTGATAGGGGCAAGACAAAAGAGAGGGGATGTATCATTCAGTGAAAGACTAGTTGGGGTGAAGGAGTACACTGTATACAAAATTAGGGTATGGAGTGACAAGAAACAGTGGGAGGTTGAACGCCGCTACCGAGATTTCTATTCTCTATATTGTCAGTTGAAATCATCATTTGCTGATCATGGGTGGAGTTTACCCTCTCCCTGGTCCGCAGTTGATAATAGATCAAGAAAGTTATTTGGGAGTGCATCTCCGGACATTATTGCGGAAAGAAGTGTTTTAATTCAAGAGTGTTTATGTTCTATTCTTCATTCAAGATTTTCATCAACCAATCCGAGTCCATTAATTTGGTTTTTGTCCTCTCAAGAATCAAACTCCAGCTCTCCTACATCAGATACTGCAGTACCTCAATCACCTGATACTGCAAGTGTGTCTGACACGCAAAACTTGTTCTCTTTGGGGAATTCCATATCACTAATTGTTGAAATTCGACCGTACAAATCTACAAAACAAATACTGGAGATGCAGCATTATATGTGTGCTGGATGTTATAGACATTTTGATGATCAGAAAACTCTGATGAAAGGCTTTGTACAGAGTTTTGGATGGGGCAAACCACGAGTCTGTGATTACACCTCTCAGATGTTTTGCTCTTCATGCCATACGAATGAGATGGCAGTCATACCAGCAAGAGTTTTACATCATTGGGACTTCACTCAGTATCCAGTTTCTCAGTTAGCTAAGTCATATTTGGATTCCATACATGATCAG CCTATGCTTTGTGTCAGTGCGGTTAATCCTTCTCTCATCTCAAAGGTCCCAGCTTTGCTTCATGTTATGGGTGTGAGGAAAAAAATAGGAGATATGATTTCATATGTTCGCTGCCCGTTTCGTAGGTCAATTAACAGAGGACTCGGATTCCGTAGATATCTTGTCGAAAGCAATGATTTTTTTGCACTTGGAGACCTTGTTGATCTATCCAAAGGGGCATTTGCAG TATTACCTACAATACTGGAGACCATCTCGAGGAAAATCTTGGAGCACATAGAGGAGAAATGCCTTGTGTGCTGTGATGCTGGCGTTTCATGTGGTGCTCGTCAAGCATGCAGCACCCCGTTGTCtctcatttttccttttcag GAAACTGAGATGGATAAATGTGGCTCATGTGAATCTTTATTCCATAAACCTTGCTTTGTAAAGCTCACGAAATGTCATTGTGGGGCGCGCCTTAGAGTCGATGAGACCGGTAGGCTCGCAAGGAAGGTAGGCCGTGGATTAGGGACGGATGGTGAGGAGAATGGAGGTGTGTACTCATTTCTGGGAAAATCAACTTCCATTTCGCCTTTGAGGTCTCTATCAGGCCTGTTTGCCAAAGAACATAAAGACAGTGAGAATATCATCGTCATGGGTTCTCTCCCTTCCACCTCCCTCTG